A portion of the Candida dubliniensis CD36 chromosome R, complete sequence genome contains these proteins:
- a CDS encoding ATP synthase delta chain, mitochondrial precursor, putative (Similar to S. cerevisiae ATP16): protein MFRQVFRQVTKQSFTGVTRTYATESAVSSDALKLSLALPHQTLYNDSEVQQVNLPSVNGDLGILANHIPIVEQLRPGLLEIISKNGDSDQYFVSGGIAMVQPGNKLTISAIEAFKTDQIDISAVKNLIADAQKRAESSDEKVAAEANIELEVLEALQHFTK from the coding sequence ATGTTTAGACAAGTTTTCCGTCAAGTCACTAAACAATCCTTTACTGGTGTCACAAGAACCTATGCCACTGAATCTGCTGTGTCTTCAGACGCCTTGAAGTTATCCTTGGCCTTACCTCACCAAACATTATACAACGATTCCGAGGTCCAACAAGTAAACTTACCTTCTGTCAATGGGGATTTGGGTATTTTGGCCAACCACATTCCAATCGTCGAACAATTGAGACCAGGGTTGTTGGAAATCATCTCAAAAAACGGAGACTCCGATCAATACTTTGTCAGCGGTGGTATCGCCATGGTCCAACCAGGTAACAAGTTGACAATTTCCGCCATCGAAGCTTTCAAGACTGATCAAATCGACATTTCTGCTGTCAAGAACTTGATTGCCGATGCCCAAAAGAGAGCTGAATCAAGTGACGAAAAAGTCGCCGCCGAAGCCAACATCGAATTGGAAGTGTTAGAGGCCTTGCAACATTTTACTAAATAA
- a CDS encoding transcriptional activator, putative (Similar to C. albicans TLO1;~putative TLO family gene;~Blast/Fasta hits suggest this may be a Candida-specific gene family), with product MSANLQIKLEDALDDILKSAGFMFEIINHNREQSNLIAGPNNELIQQSIVQQLNDNIQKFNDILDQTVSKFNDAKWCVAVMIENKQKLEELKIKEDGERQKRDAEAKRLKKEMKAKKKAEKEAKAAAKAREKEEKAAAKVKEEQAKAAAKVKEEQAKAAAKVKEEQAKAAAKAREEETKAAAKAREEQAKAATRAREEQARAVAIEKMKEVAAKTKAAMEREKREKEALKKKAEEEARAAARAREEKQKFDNFDDFLGIDIPDADETIDEDMLSSMNYEDLGLDNPIQASPNALQTQTIDDTPMGTDSASLDLNNILDNDESILAGLNMNLLDDANTFNDNEEFDVDSFLNQFGN from the coding sequence ATGTCAGCCAATTTACAAATAAAACTAGAGGACGCCCTCGACGATATATTAAAGTCTGCAGGGTTCATGTTTGAGATAATCAACCATAACAGAGAGCAAAGCAATTTGATAGCTGGACCCAACAATGAACTCATCCAACAATCGATTGTGCAACAACTAAACGACAACATTCAAAAGTTTAATGATATCTTAGACCAGACCGTTTCGAAGTTTAACGATGCAAAGTGGTGTGTTGCCGTTatgattgaaaacaaacaaaaactcGAGGAGTTGAAAATAAAGGAAGACGGAgaaagacaaaaaagggATGCAGAAGCTAAacgattgaaaaaagagaTGAAAGCAAAGAAGAAGGCAGAGAAGGAAGCAAAAGCTGCTGCAAAAGCAAGAGAGAAGGAAGAAAAAGCTGCTGCAAAAgtaaaagaagaacaagcTAAAGCTGCAGCAAAAgtaaaagaagaacaagcTAAAGCTGCTGCAAAAgtaaaagaagaacaagcCAAAGCTGCAGCAAAAGCAAGAGAGGAGGAAACCAAAGCTGCAGCAAAAGCAAGAGAAGAACAAGCCAAAGCTGCTACACGAGCAAGAGAAGAACAAGCAAGAGCAGTggcaattgaaaaaatgaaagaagTAGCtgcaaaaacaaaagcaGCCATGGAACGAGAAAAGAGAGAGAAGGAAgcattgaaaaagaaggcTGAAGAGGAAGCAAGAGCAGCAGCACGAGCAAGAGaggaaaaacaaaagtttgacaattttgatgattttctTGGAATTGATATTCCCGATGCCGACGAAACCATTGACGAAGACATGTTGTCATCTATGAACTACGAGGATCTAGGATTGGACAACCCCATCCAGGCCTCCCCAAACGCCTTACAAACTCAAACCATTGACGACACCCCAATGGGAACCGACAGCGCCAGTCTCGACTTGAACAATATTTTGGACAACGACGAACTGATATTAGCCGGCTTGAATATGAACTTGCTTGATGACGCCAACACCTTCAACGATAATGAAGAGTTTGATGTGGATAGTTTCTTAAACCAGTTTGGTAATTGA